A portion of the Calliphora vicina chromosome 5, idCalVici1.1, whole genome shotgun sequence genome contains these proteins:
- the LOC135959573 gene encoding uncharacterized protein LOC135959573 produces the protein MYFPKGVITFLYITTLILALTTAYPSKENLKIRIHIPVKHHTHVHHKTVVKKVPLPIPVPVKEHKKHHDEYKRKQSEEEEEVMEEEFEGYDYPKKKRRTRHPFV, from the exons atgtattttcccaaaGGA GTcatcacatttttatatataacaacACTAATTTTGGCTCTAACCACAGCCTATCCCTCCAAGGAAAATCTCAA aatacGAATACATATACCGGTAAAACATCACACCCATGTCCATCATAAGACGGTGGTGAAAAAGGTTCCCCTGCCCATACCAGTGCCCGTCAAAGAGCACAAGAAACATCATGACGAATACAAGAGGAAACAAAGCGAAGAGGAGGAAGAGGTAATGGAGGAAGAGTTCGAGGGTTACGATTATCCCAAAAAGAAACGAAGAACCAGACATCCATttgtatga